The following are encoded together in the Plasmodium gaboni strain SY75 chromosome Unknown, whole genome shotgun sequence genome:
- a CDS encoding putative EMP1-like protein, which yields KKTTAKSPDIFRVLEIPQKNRGIPTYRSANKYVPYTKYRGRTYIYVENDSGDDTYIGDISSTDVTSSDSEVDEIDINEIYGYGGGKHKTLIDIILRPSTSPHGTTYSGTTYSGTNIHSNTIYSVTHSTSGNHSASGNMDIVDTTTHSDTIYSDIPSDIVDTTPPSGTTHNSGNTNSDTTPSGTTQNSGNTPNSGIIPRIPSDIPINKLTDNEWNKIKEDFISNMLQTEQNDVVEIVEILLLTHNLIF from the coding sequence aaaaaaacCACGGCCAAATCTCCCGATATATTTCGTGTATTAGAAATTCCACAAAAAAATCGTGGTATACCAACATATAGGTCGGCCAATAAATATGTGCCGTATACCAAATATAGAGGTAGAACATATATCTATGTAGAAAATGATAGTGGTGATGACACATATATTGGTGACATATCTTCCACTGATGTGACTTCATCCGATAGCGAGGTTGACGAGATAGATATCAATGAGATATATGGATATGGTGGTGGTAAACACAAAACACTCATCGACATAATATTGAGACCAAGCACATCACCACATGGTACAACATATAGTGGTACTACATATAGTGGTACCAATATACATAGTAACACTATATATAGTGTTACCCACTCTACTAGTGGTAACCACTCTGCTAGTGGTAATATGGATATAGTGGATACCACAACACATAGTGACACTATATATAGTGACATACCAAGTGATATAGTGGATACCACCCCACCTAGTGGCACGACACACAATAGTGGTAACACAAATAGTGATACCACACCTAGTGGTACGACACAAAATAGTGGTAACACACCAAATAGTGGTATTATACCACGTATACCAAGTGACATACCCATCAACAAACTTACAGATAATGAATGgaacaaaataaaagaGGATTTTATATCTAATATGTTACAAACAGAACAAAACGATGTAGTTGAAATAGTGGAAATACTTTTATTGACCCACAACCTAATATTTTAG